The following are encoded together in the Streptomyces sp. NBC_00341 genome:
- a CDS encoding alpha/beta fold hydrolase: MTRRQPPAAAVLLLHGGREDGLGAPPPGPFNLPALRMRPFAHALRRALPGDVLVRAVRYGHRGWNGARADPLHDAVRALDELRRAAGDIPVVLVGHSMGGRAALHAAGHPLVRGVVGLAPWCPDGDPVEQLDGRDVVLVHSPRDRVTSAAASRTLTGRARRAGARSCLVTVPGSDHPMLRRAPAWHRLTTALVIGLLDRAPLPEPVARALLLPPGSSAEDGTVELDRLLPGTAGGAAHSGTAR, from the coding sequence GGCGGCGGTACTCCTGCTGCACGGCGGACGGGAGGACGGTCTCGGGGCGCCGCCGCCCGGACCGTTCAACCTGCCCGCGCTGCGGATGCGCCCCTTCGCGCACGCGCTGCGGCGGGCGCTGCCGGGGGACGTCCTGGTGCGCGCCGTCCGGTACGGGCACCGGGGCTGGAACGGGGCGCGGGCCGATCCGCTGCACGATGCCGTACGCGCCCTGGACGAGCTGCGGCGTGCGGCGGGGGACATCCCCGTGGTGCTGGTGGGGCACTCGATGGGGGGCCGCGCCGCGCTGCACGCCGCCGGGCATCCGCTGGTACGGGGCGTGGTCGGGCTCGCCCCGTGGTGCCCGGACGGTGATCCGGTCGAGCAGCTCGACGGGCGGGACGTCGTCCTCGTGCACAGCCCCCGGGACCGGGTCACCAGTGCGGCGGCCTCCCGCACGCTCACCGGACGGGCCCGCCGGGCCGGGGCCCGGAGCTGTCTGGTCACCGTGCCCGGCAGCGATCACCCGATGCTCCGCCGGGCCCCCGCCTGGCACCGGCTGACCACCGCCCTGGTCATCGGGCTGCTGGACCGGGCCCCGCTTCCGGAGCCGGTCGCGCGGGCCCTGCTGCTGCCGCCGGGGTCATCGGCAGAGGACGGGACGGTGGAGCTGGACCGGCTGCTCCCCGGCACGGCGGGCGGGGCGGCGCACTCGGGCACCGCTCGCTGA
- a CDS encoding SpoIIE family protein phosphatase — translation MQADEYAGSPPPLDTLALAALIGGTTAGVGVLDTKLRYLYVNPALERLNGIPAAEHLGRTVAEVLPEVDAREDLMLAVLSDGRSREITSSGRTPAGPAGARRYWHGAYHRLEVDGRVVGVAGILMEVMASDEDRRQLAQARRHLRLLDTANTRIGTTLDMDTTCAELVDLVVPGLADLATVEVFPRDVAPPVRPAPPGVTRLRRAAITAVPELRGRVARFGVAGDYVDYQEDAAVTRCLATNQPVVENLTGDEQLGHLAPAPERVAFYRALGMHSAVIVPVSVRSGPIGVLGLVRAGDSPPFTEQDVVVARELAGRAAVDLDHARRFTHEHTIALELQRSLLSEPRQPHPHIEVATRYLPADRSVLVGGDWFDIIPMRDGRHLKAMGDVMGHGVEAAVAMSHYRSLLRLLADEELPPDRILRQLDRMVERSGLDRAATCLLAVVDRSGGKCLVSSAGHLPPVFIDPGSAGTRLGDVPAGPPLGTGFGGYRTTEVRCAPGTVLFMYTDGLVERRGEDIDVSVNRLKELRLPASGNLEELLDEVLDRFGPGAEDDIAVMASRARFAPGGEGGGG, via the coding sequence TTGCAGGCCGATGAGTACGCCGGCAGTCCGCCGCCGCTCGACACCCTGGCGCTCGCGGCCCTGATCGGTGGAACCACGGCCGGGGTGGGGGTCCTCGACACCAAGCTGCGCTACCTCTACGTGAACCCGGCCCTCGAACGGCTCAACGGCATCCCGGCCGCCGAGCACCTGGGCCGTACGGTCGCCGAGGTGCTGCCCGAGGTCGACGCCCGGGAGGACCTGATGCTGGCGGTGCTCTCCGACGGGAGGTCCCGCGAGATCACCTCCAGCGGCCGGACCCCCGCCGGGCCGGCCGGCGCCCGGCGCTACTGGCACGGCGCGTACCACCGGCTGGAGGTGGACGGCCGGGTGGTGGGCGTCGCGGGCATCCTGATGGAGGTCATGGCCTCCGACGAGGACCGGCGCCAGCTGGCCCAGGCCCGGCGCCATCTGCGTCTCCTGGACACCGCGAACACCCGTATCGGCACCACGCTCGACATGGACACCACCTGCGCCGAGCTGGTCGACCTGGTCGTGCCGGGGCTCGCGGACCTCGCCACGGTCGAGGTGTTCCCGAGGGACGTCGCCCCGCCGGTGCGCCCCGCGCCGCCCGGGGTGACCCGGCTGCGGCGGGCGGCGATCACGGCGGTGCCGGAGCTGCGGGGGCGGGTCGCGCGGTTCGGGGTGGCCGGGGACTACGTCGACTACCAGGAGGACGCGGCGGTGACGCGCTGCCTGGCCACCAACCAGCCGGTCGTCGAGAACCTCACCGGCGACGAGCAACTGGGCCACCTGGCGCCCGCCCCCGAACGGGTCGCCTTCTACCGAGCCCTCGGGATGCACTCGGCGGTCATCGTGCCGGTCTCCGTGCGCAGTGGGCCCATCGGCGTCCTCGGCCTGGTCAGGGCGGGGGACTCACCGCCCTTCACGGAGCAGGACGTGGTGGTGGCCCGGGAGCTCGCCGGACGGGCCGCGGTCGACCTGGACCACGCGCGCCGGTTCACCCACGAGCACACCATCGCCCTGGAGCTCCAGCGCTCCCTGCTCTCCGAACCGCGCCAGCCGCATCCGCACATCGAGGTCGCCACCCGCTATCTGCCGGCCGACCGGAGCGTGCTGGTCGGCGGCGACTGGTTCGACATCATCCCGATGCGCGACGGCCGCCACCTCAAGGCGATGGGCGATGTGATGGGCCACGGCGTGGAGGCGGCCGTCGCGATGAGCCACTACCGCTCGCTGCTGCGGCTGCTCGCGGACGAGGAGCTGCCGCCGGACCGCATCCTGCGGCAGCTCGACCGGATGGTGGAGCGGTCGGGTCTCGACCGGGCGGCGACCTGTCTGCTCGCGGTCGTCGACCGGTCCGGCGGGAAGTGCCTGGTGTCGAGCGCCGGCCATCTGCCGCCGGTCTTCATCGACCCCGGGTCCGCGGGCACCCGGCTGGGCGACGTACCGGCGGGACCGCCGCTCGGCACCGGGTTCGGCGGCTACCGGACGACGGAGGTGCGGTGCGCGCCGGGAACGGTGCTGTTCATGTACACCGACGGCCTGGTGGAGCGGCGCGGTGAGGACATCGACGTGTCCGTCAACCGGCTCAAGGAACTGAGGCTGCCGGCGAGCGGCAATCTGGAGGAGCTGCTGGACGAGGTGCTCGACCGCTTCGGTCCGGGCGCGGAGGACGACATCGCGGTGATGGCGTCGCGGGCCCGCTTCGCCCCCGGCGGCGAGGGCGGGGGAGGGTGA